The Anopheles coluzzii chromosome 2, AcolN3, whole genome shotgun sequence genome window below encodes:
- the LOC120947392 gene encoding peptidyl-alpha-hydroxyglycine alpha-amidating lyase 2 produces the protein MATATTGQRRTATTMRMNQMLPVLALVALLVAVGGAHSYTVPRDTDILLADGFFKRMRDLFAERAYEDALGGGGAAAGPVEMADEPPPQAPVDTSHLDSPPKPKLVEDWPKVKHTFGQVTAVTIDLQGNPVIFHRGSRTWTMESFNATNHYQHIAEGPIPENTIATLAASDGAVLEERGAGIFYMPHGLTIDHNGNMWLTDVALHQVFKFMPGRDYPAITLGHRFEPGSSKSHLCKPTAVAIASTGEIFVADGYCNSRLLKYNAAGRLIRTIPQPPEFLSLQTPHGLALLEHLDMVCVADRENMRVVCPRAGLQTSYGEGTQAATIQEPDLGRVFDVAAYGDLVYAVNGPTSPMIPVRGFTIDPRSETIIDHWGKFENPHSITFCPNGSAMYVTEIGPNRVWKFTLTM, from the exons ATGGCAACAGCAACGACCGGACAGCGCCGAACGGCCACAACGATGAGGATGAACCAAATGCTGCCGGTGCTGGCGCTGGTCGCCCTGCTGGTGGCTGTGGGTGGTGCCCACTCCTATACGGTACCGCGCGATACCGACATCCTGCTAGCGGATGGGTTCTTCAAGCGTATGCGGGACCTGTTTGCCGAGCGCGCGTACGAAGACGcgctcggtggtggtggtgctgctgcgggTCCGGTAGAGATGGCGGACGAACCG CCACCGCAAGCGCCGGTCGATACCTCGCATCTGGACAGTCCGCCGAAGCCGAAGCTGGTGGAGGACTGGCCCAAGGTGAAGCACACCTTCGGCCAAGTAACAGCGGTCACGATCGATCTCCAAGGCAACCCGGTCATCTTCCACCGTGGCAGTCGCACATGGACCATGGA AAGCTTCAACGCCACCAACCACTACCAGCACATCGCGGAAGGTCCGATCCCGGAAAACACGATCGCAACCCTGGCCGCCTCGGACGGGGCCGTTCTGGAGGAGCGTGGTGCCGGCATTTTCTACATGCCGCACGGGCTCACGATCGACCACAACGGTAACATGTGGCTGACGGACGTGGCACTGCACCAGGTGTTCAAGTTTATGCCCGGTCGGGACTATCCCGCGATTACGCTGGGCCATCGATTCGAGCCTGGCTCGTCAAAGAGCCATCTGTGCAAACCGACGGCCGTGGCGATTGCCAGCACGGGTGAGATCTTCGTCGCGGACGGGTACTGCAACAGCCGGCTGCTCAAGTACAATGCGGCGGGCCGTCTGATCCGCACCATCCCGCAGCCGCCCGAGTTCCTGTCGCTGCAGACACCGCACGGGCTGGCACTGCTAGAACATCTCGACATGGTGTGTGTGGCGGATCGGGAAAACATGCGCGTCGTTTGCCCCCGTGCCGGTCTGCAGACATCGTACGGCGAGGGTACGCAGGCGGCAACGATTCAGGAGCCCGATCTCGGTCGCGTGTTCGACGTGGCCGCCTACGGCGATCTCGTGTACGCAGTGAACGGTCCGACCTCGCCAATGATCCCGGTGCGTGGCTTCACAATCGATCCACGCTCGGAAACGATCATCGACCACTGGGGCAAGTTTGAGAATCCGCACTCCATCACCTTCTGCCCGAACGGGTCGGCCATGTACGTGACCGAAATCGGACCGAACCGGGTGTGGAAGTTCACGCTGACGATGTAA